In Misgurnus anguillicaudatus chromosome 5, ASM2758022v2, whole genome shotgun sequence, a genomic segment contains:
- the cdk11b gene encoding cyclin-dependent kinase 11B isoform X5: MGDEKDTWKVKTLDEILQEKKRRRELEEKSDTKRPKNTDDRESKRDTPEEGELRDNKMEITIRNSPYTREDSTEDRGEEDESLAIKPPQQMARKDKSYHRKEEKRKDKRRRRSHSAEGAGKHMRTKDKEKERDTERRKRPWQEDTKGRRDYDRQKRRDQARDHSRRERLSGTVTKELTSQLEESESVLGIACKNPDRSIPNVNNNLWPFMSDVVGMLPSRPEKDRLEQLERQRERERKLREQQHKEQREQRELKERERRAEERRKERDTRREAVPYHRGAPGEEYADKSRPRHRSHSRSPIRQQREPKTEITEQRRAVREGKMEDKDVLSDLQDISDSERKTASPESSLGSGSEEDDDDDDGDENDEEESSSQSEGDEEGESASDSEGSEQSGGELSDEEQSEEEEEDRENGKHIPPIPESRFDHDSDVSVEEGETEDGEEAGDVTPQTPSHSATPEDNYVPESPPISPVELKKELPKYLPALQGCRSVEEFQCLNRIEEGTYGVVYRAKDKKTDEIVALKRLKMEKEKEGFPITSLREINTILKAQHPNIVTVREIVVGSNMDKIYIVMNYVEHDLKSLMETMKQPFLPGEVKTLMIQLLRGTRHLHDNWILHRDLKTSNLLLSHKGILKIGDFGLAREYGSPLKPYTPVVVTLWYRSPDLLLGAKEYSTAVDMWSVGCIFGELLTQKPLFPGKSEIDQINKIFKDLGSPSEKIWPGYSELPAVKKMTFTEYPYNNLRKRFGALLSDQGFDLMNKFLTYCPAKRITADEALKHEYFRESPLPIEPSMFPTWPAKSEQQRVKRGTSPRPPEGGLGFSQLGDDDLKDTGFHLTTANQGASKAGPGFSLKF; the protein is encoded by the exons ATGGGGGACGAAAAGGACACCTGGAAAGTAAAAACGTTAGACGAGATCTTACAAGAGAAAAAACGCAGACGAGAGCTGGAAGAGAAAAGCGATACTAAACGTCCGAAGAAC ACGGATGATCGGGAATCCAAACGGGACACTCCGGAGGAAGGGGAGCTACGAGACAACAAAATGGAAATAACAATACGTAATTCACCATACACAAGGGAAGACTCGACAGAGGACAG AGGAGAGGAAGATGAATCTTTGGCCATCAAACCCCCACAGCAGATGGCCAGAAAAGACAAGTCATACCATCGAAAAGAGGAGAAGCGAAAAGATAAGAGGAGACGCAGGAGCCATTCTGCAGAAGGAG CAGGAAAACATATGCGCACAAAAgacaaagaaaaagagagagatacTGAGCGAAGGAAGAGACCGTGGCAGGAGGACACCAAAGGTCGAAGAGATTATGATCGACAGAAGAGAAGAGATCAGGCCAGAGATCACTCCCGTAGAGAGAG GTTATCAGGGACAGTTACCAAAGAACTTACATCACAGCTTGAAGAATCGGAATCGGTACTTGGTATcgcctgcaaaaatcctgatcggagcatccctaatgtTAATAATAACTTATGGCCCTTTATGTCTGATGTGGTTGGAATGTTACCCTCTCGGCCTGAGAA AGATCGTCTGGAGCAACTAGAACGACAGCGGGAACGAGAGCGAAAACTCCGTGAACAGCAGCATAAAGAGCAGAGGGAACAACGGGAactaaaagagagagagagaagagcagAGGAACGGCGCAAAGAAAGAGACACTCGCAGAGAAG CTGTGCCTTATCATAGAGGGGCTCCCGGTGAGGAGTATGCTGATAAAAGCCGGCCTCGACACCGTAGCCACAGTCGGAGTCCTATTCGGCAACAGAGAGAGCCAAAAACAGAGATCACCGAACAACGCAGAGCAG TACGAGAGGGGAAGATGGAGGATAAAGATGTTCTGTCTGATCTTCAGGATATTAGTGACAGTGAGAGGAAGACCGCTTCACCAGAATCCTCACTGG GCTCTGGATCTGaggaggatgatgatgatgatgacggtGATGAGAATGATGAGGAAGAGTCCAGCAGTCAGAGTGAAGGAGATGAAGAGGGCGAGTCAGCATCAGACTCTGAAGGCTCTGAACAGAGTGGAG GTGAATTAAGTGATGAAGAACAGTCagaagaggaagaagaggaCAGAGAGAATGGAAAGCACATTCCTCCTA TTCCAGAGTCAAGGTTTGATCATGATTCAGACGTAAGCGTTGAAGAAGGGGAGACCGAGGACGGTGAGGAGGCCGGAGATGTTACGCCTCAGACTCCTTCTCATTCAGCTACTCCAGAAGACAACTACGTTCCTGAATCTCCTCCCATCTCACCAGTCGAGCTGAAGAAAGAGCTGCCCAAATACCTGCCCGCTTTACAG GGCTGTCGGAGTGTGGAGGAGTTTCAGTGTTTGAACCGCATTGAAGAAGGCACTTATGGAGTCGTATATCGAGCCAAAGACAAGAAGACTGATGAGATTGTTGCCCTGAAGCGACTGAAGatggagaaagagaaagaggggTTTCCAATTACCTCACTCCGAGAGATTAACACCATCCTGAAAGCCCAGCATCCAAACATTGTCACCGTCAGG GAGATTGTTGTGGGCAGTAATATGGATAAAATCTACATTGTGATGAATTATGTGGAGCATGATCTGAAGAGTCTAATGGAAACCATGAAGCAACCCTTCCTGCCTG GTGAGGTGAAGACACTGATGATTCAACTTTTGAGAGGCACACGTCATCTTCATGACAACTGGATCCTTCATCGTGACCTGAAGACCTCCAACCTTCTACTGAGTCACAAAGGCATTTTGAAG ATTGGAGATTTTGGATTAGCTCGTGAGTACGGCTCCCCGCTCAAGCCCTACACTCCTGTGGTGGTCACACTGTGGTACCGTTCGCCTGATCTGCTGCTGGGGGCAAAG GAATACTCAACAGCTGTGGACATGTGGTCTGTAGGATGTATATTTGGAGAGCTTCTCACCCAGAAACCTTTATTCCCTGGAAAATCTGAAATTGATCaaattaacaaaattttcaag GACTTGGGCTCTCCCAGTGAAAAGATCTGGCCAGGTTACAGCGAGCTGCCCGCAGTAAAGAAGATGACTTTTACCGAATACCCCTACAACAACCTCCGTAAACGCTTTGGAGCGCTGCTCTCCGACCAAGGCTTTGACCTCATGAACAA ATTTCTGACTTACTGCCCCGCCAAGAGAATCACTGCAGATGAAGCCCTCAAGCACGAGTATTTCAGAGAGTCACCGCTCCCCATCGAGCCCTCCATGTTTCCCACCTGGCCGGCTAAGAGCGAGCAACAGCGAGTGAAGAGAGGAACGAGCCCGCGCCCCCCAGAAGGAGGCCTGGGCTTCAGTCAGCTG GGTGACGATGATCTTAAGGATACTGGTTTCCATCTGACCACAGCTAACCAGGGCGCCTCTAAAGCTGGTCCAGGATTCAGCTTAAAGTTTTGA
- the cdk11b gene encoding cyclin-dependent kinase 11B isoform X9 — MGDEKDTWKVKTLDEILQEKKRRRELEEKSDTKRPKNTDDRESKRDTPEEGELRDNKMEITIRNSPYTREDSTEDRGEEDESLAIKPPQQMARKDKSYHRKEEKRKDKRRRRSHSAEGGKHMRTKDKEKERDTERRKRPWQEDTKGRRDYDRQKRRDQARDHSRRERDRLEQLERQRERERKLREQQHKEQREQRELKERERRAEERRKERDTRREAVPYHRGAPGEEYADKSRPRHRSHSRSPIRQQREPKTEITEQRRAVREGKMEDKDVLSDLQDISDSERKTASPESSLGSGSEEDDDDDDGDENDEEESSSQSEGDEEGESASDSEGSEQSGDERLCRPFTLMDSYKTHSNKGELSDEEQSEEEEEDRENGKHIPPIPESRFDHDSDVSVEEGETEDGEEAGDVTPQTPSHSATPEDNYVPESPPISPVELKKELPKYLPALQGCRSVEEFQCLNRIEEGTYGVVYRAKDKKTDEIVALKRLKMEKEKEGFPITSLREINTILKAQHPNIVTVREIVVGSNMDKIYIVMNYVEHDLKSLMETMKQPFLPGEVKTLMIQLLRGTRHLHDNWILHRDLKTSNLLLSHKGILKIGDFGLAREYGSPLKPYTPVVVTLWYRSPDLLLGAKEYSTAVDMWSVGCIFGELLTQKPLFPGKSEIDQINKIFKDLGSPSEKIWPGYSELPAVKKMTFTEYPYNNLRKRFGALLSDQGFDLMNKFLTYCPAKRITADEALKHEYFRESPLPIEPSMFPTWPAKSEQQRVKRGTSPRPPEGGLGFSQLGDDDLKDTGFHLTTANQGASKAGPGFSLKF, encoded by the exons ATGGGGGACGAAAAGGACACCTGGAAAGTAAAAACGTTAGACGAGATCTTACAAGAGAAAAAACGCAGACGAGAGCTGGAAGAGAAAAGCGATACTAAACGTCCGAAGAAC ACGGATGATCGGGAATCCAAACGGGACACTCCGGAGGAAGGGGAGCTACGAGACAACAAAATGGAAATAACAATACGTAATTCACCATACACAAGGGAAGACTCGACAGAGGACAG AGGAGAGGAAGATGAATCTTTGGCCATCAAACCCCCACAGCAGATGGCCAGAAAAGACAAGTCATACCATCGAAAAGAGGAGAAGCGAAAAGATAAGAGGAGACGCAGGAGCCATTCTGCAGAAGGAG GAAAACATATGCGCACAAAAgacaaagaaaaagagagagatacTGAGCGAAGGAAGAGACCGTGGCAGGAGGACACCAAAGGTCGAAGAGATTATGATCGACAGAAGAGAAGAGATCAGGCCAGAGATCACTCCCGTAGAGAGAG AGATCGTCTGGAGCAACTAGAACGACAGCGGGAACGAGAGCGAAAACTCCGTGAACAGCAGCATAAAGAGCAGAGGGAACAACGGGAactaaaagagagagagagaagagcagAGGAACGGCGCAAAGAAAGAGACACTCGCAGAGAAG CTGTGCCTTATCATAGAGGGGCTCCCGGTGAGGAGTATGCTGATAAAAGCCGGCCTCGACACCGTAGCCACAGTCGGAGTCCTATTCGGCAACAGAGAGAGCCAAAAACAGAGATCACCGAACAACGCAGAGCAG TACGAGAGGGGAAGATGGAGGATAAAGATGTTCTGTCTGATCTTCAGGATATTAGTGACAGTGAGAGGAAGACCGCTTCACCAGAATCCTCACTGG GCTCTGGATCTGaggaggatgatgatgatgatgacggtGATGAGAATGATGAGGAAGAGTCCAGCAGTCAGAGTGAAGGAGATGAAGAGGGCGAGTCAGCATCAGACTCTGAAGGCTCTGAACAGAGTGGAG ATGAACGACTTTGCAGGccgtttacattgatggacagctacaaaACACACTCCAATAAAG GTGAATTAAGTGATGAAGAACAGTCagaagaggaagaagaggaCAGAGAGAATGGAAAGCACATTCCTCCTA TTCCAGAGTCAAGGTTTGATCATGATTCAGACGTAAGCGTTGAAGAAGGGGAGACCGAGGACGGTGAGGAGGCCGGAGATGTTACGCCTCAGACTCCTTCTCATTCAGCTACTCCAGAAGACAACTACGTTCCTGAATCTCCTCCCATCTCACCAGTCGAGCTGAAGAAAGAGCTGCCCAAATACCTGCCCGCTTTACAG GGCTGTCGGAGTGTGGAGGAGTTTCAGTGTTTGAACCGCATTGAAGAAGGCACTTATGGAGTCGTATATCGAGCCAAAGACAAGAAGACTGATGAGATTGTTGCCCTGAAGCGACTGAAGatggagaaagagaaagaggggTTTCCAATTACCTCACTCCGAGAGATTAACACCATCCTGAAAGCCCAGCATCCAAACATTGTCACCGTCAGG GAGATTGTTGTGGGCAGTAATATGGATAAAATCTACATTGTGATGAATTATGTGGAGCATGATCTGAAGAGTCTAATGGAAACCATGAAGCAACCCTTCCTGCCTG GTGAGGTGAAGACACTGATGATTCAACTTTTGAGAGGCACACGTCATCTTCATGACAACTGGATCCTTCATCGTGACCTGAAGACCTCCAACCTTCTACTGAGTCACAAAGGCATTTTGAAG ATTGGAGATTTTGGATTAGCTCGTGAGTACGGCTCCCCGCTCAAGCCCTACACTCCTGTGGTGGTCACACTGTGGTACCGTTCGCCTGATCTGCTGCTGGGGGCAAAG GAATACTCAACAGCTGTGGACATGTGGTCTGTAGGATGTATATTTGGAGAGCTTCTCACCCAGAAACCTTTATTCCCTGGAAAATCTGAAATTGATCaaattaacaaaattttcaag GACTTGGGCTCTCCCAGTGAAAAGATCTGGCCAGGTTACAGCGAGCTGCCCGCAGTAAAGAAGATGACTTTTACCGAATACCCCTACAACAACCTCCGTAAACGCTTTGGAGCGCTGCTCTCCGACCAAGGCTTTGACCTCATGAACAA ATTTCTGACTTACTGCCCCGCCAAGAGAATCACTGCAGATGAAGCCCTCAAGCACGAGTATTTCAGAGAGTCACCGCTCCCCATCGAGCCCTCCATGTTTCCCACCTGGCCGGCTAAGAGCGAGCAACAGCGAGTGAAGAGAGGAACGAGCCCGCGCCCCCCAGAAGGAGGCCTGGGCTTCAGTCAGCTG GGTGACGATGATCTTAAGGATACTGGTTTCCATCTGACCACAGCTAACCAGGGCGCCTCTAAAGCTGGTCCAGGATTCAGCTTAAAGTTTTGA
- the cdk11b gene encoding cyclin-dependent kinase 11B isoform X1: protein MGDEKDTWKVKTLDEILQEKKRRRELEEKSDTKRPKNTDDRESKRDTPEEGELRDNKMEITIRNSPYTREDSTEDRGEEDESLAIKPPQQMARKDKSYHRKEEKRKDKRRRRSHSAEGAGKHMRTKDKEKERDTERRKRPWQEDTKGRRDYDRQKRRDQARDHSRRERLSGTVTKELTSQLEESESVLGIACKNPDRSIPNVNNNLWPFMSDVVGMLPSRPEKDRLEQLERQRERERKLREQQHKEQREQRELKERERRAEERRKERDTRREVAVPYHRGAPGEEYADKSRPRHRSHSRSPIRQQREPKTEITEQRRAVREGKMEDKDVLSDLQDISDSERKTASPESSLGSGSEEDDDDDDGDENDEEESSSQSEGDEEGESASDSEGSEQSGDERLCRPFTLMDSYKTHSNKGELSDEEQSEEEEEDRENGKHIPPIPESRFDHDSDVSVEEGETEDGEEAGDVTPQTPSHSATPEDNYVPESPPISPVELKKELPKYLPALQGCRSVEEFQCLNRIEEGTYGVVYRAKDKKTDEIVALKRLKMEKEKEGFPITSLREINTILKAQHPNIVTVREIVVGSNMDKIYIVMNYVEHDLKSLMETMKQPFLPGEVKTLMIQLLRGTRHLHDNWILHRDLKTSNLLLSHKGILKIGDFGLAREYGSPLKPYTPVVVTLWYRSPDLLLGAKEYSTAVDMWSVGCIFGELLTQKPLFPGKSEIDQINKIFKDLGSPSEKIWPGYSELPAVKKMTFTEYPYNNLRKRFGALLSDQGFDLMNKFLTYCPAKRITADEALKHEYFRESPLPIEPSMFPTWPAKSEQQRVKRGTSPRPPEGGLGFSQLGDDDLKDTGFHLTTANQGASKAGPGFSLKF, encoded by the exons ATGGGGGACGAAAAGGACACCTGGAAAGTAAAAACGTTAGACGAGATCTTACAAGAGAAAAAACGCAGACGAGAGCTGGAAGAGAAAAGCGATACTAAACGTCCGAAGAAC ACGGATGATCGGGAATCCAAACGGGACACTCCGGAGGAAGGGGAGCTACGAGACAACAAAATGGAAATAACAATACGTAATTCACCATACACAAGGGAAGACTCGACAGAGGACAG AGGAGAGGAAGATGAATCTTTGGCCATCAAACCCCCACAGCAGATGGCCAGAAAAGACAAGTCATACCATCGAAAAGAGGAGAAGCGAAAAGATAAGAGGAGACGCAGGAGCCATTCTGCAGAAGGAG CAGGAAAACATATGCGCACAAAAgacaaagaaaaagagagagatacTGAGCGAAGGAAGAGACCGTGGCAGGAGGACACCAAAGGTCGAAGAGATTATGATCGACAGAAGAGAAGAGATCAGGCCAGAGATCACTCCCGTAGAGAGAG GTTATCAGGGACAGTTACCAAAGAACTTACATCACAGCTTGAAGAATCGGAATCGGTACTTGGTATcgcctgcaaaaatcctgatcggagcatccctaatgtTAATAATAACTTATGGCCCTTTATGTCTGATGTGGTTGGAATGTTACCCTCTCGGCCTGAGAA AGATCGTCTGGAGCAACTAGAACGACAGCGGGAACGAGAGCGAAAACTCCGTGAACAGCAGCATAAAGAGCAGAGGGAACAACGGGAactaaaagagagagagagaagagcagAGGAACGGCGCAAAGAAAGAGACACTCGCAGAGAAG tAGCTGTGCCTTATCATAGAGGGGCTCCCGGTGAGGAGTATGCTGATAAAAGCCGGCCTCGACACCGTAGCCACAGTCGGAGTCCTATTCGGCAACAGAGAGAGCCAAAAACAGAGATCACCGAACAACGCAGAGCAG TACGAGAGGGGAAGATGGAGGATAAAGATGTTCTGTCTGATCTTCAGGATATTAGTGACAGTGAGAGGAAGACCGCTTCACCAGAATCCTCACTGG GCTCTGGATCTGaggaggatgatgatgatgatgacggtGATGAGAATGATGAGGAAGAGTCCAGCAGTCAGAGTGAAGGAGATGAAGAGGGCGAGTCAGCATCAGACTCTGAAGGCTCTGAACAGAGTGGAG ATGAACGACTTTGCAGGccgtttacattgatggacagctacaaaACACACTCCAATAAAG GTGAATTAAGTGATGAAGAACAGTCagaagaggaagaagaggaCAGAGAGAATGGAAAGCACATTCCTCCTA TTCCAGAGTCAAGGTTTGATCATGATTCAGACGTAAGCGTTGAAGAAGGGGAGACCGAGGACGGTGAGGAGGCCGGAGATGTTACGCCTCAGACTCCTTCTCATTCAGCTACTCCAGAAGACAACTACGTTCCTGAATCTCCTCCCATCTCACCAGTCGAGCTGAAGAAAGAGCTGCCCAAATACCTGCCCGCTTTACAG GGCTGTCGGAGTGTGGAGGAGTTTCAGTGTTTGAACCGCATTGAAGAAGGCACTTATGGAGTCGTATATCGAGCCAAAGACAAGAAGACTGATGAGATTGTTGCCCTGAAGCGACTGAAGatggagaaagagaaagaggggTTTCCAATTACCTCACTCCGAGAGATTAACACCATCCTGAAAGCCCAGCATCCAAACATTGTCACCGTCAGG GAGATTGTTGTGGGCAGTAATATGGATAAAATCTACATTGTGATGAATTATGTGGAGCATGATCTGAAGAGTCTAATGGAAACCATGAAGCAACCCTTCCTGCCTG GTGAGGTGAAGACACTGATGATTCAACTTTTGAGAGGCACACGTCATCTTCATGACAACTGGATCCTTCATCGTGACCTGAAGACCTCCAACCTTCTACTGAGTCACAAAGGCATTTTGAAG ATTGGAGATTTTGGATTAGCTCGTGAGTACGGCTCCCCGCTCAAGCCCTACACTCCTGTGGTGGTCACACTGTGGTACCGTTCGCCTGATCTGCTGCTGGGGGCAAAG GAATACTCAACAGCTGTGGACATGTGGTCTGTAGGATGTATATTTGGAGAGCTTCTCACCCAGAAACCTTTATTCCCTGGAAAATCTGAAATTGATCaaattaacaaaattttcaag GACTTGGGCTCTCCCAGTGAAAAGATCTGGCCAGGTTACAGCGAGCTGCCCGCAGTAAAGAAGATGACTTTTACCGAATACCCCTACAACAACCTCCGTAAACGCTTTGGAGCGCTGCTCTCCGACCAAGGCTTTGACCTCATGAACAA ATTTCTGACTTACTGCCCCGCCAAGAGAATCACTGCAGATGAAGCCCTCAAGCACGAGTATTTCAGAGAGTCACCGCTCCCCATCGAGCCCTCCATGTTTCCCACCTGGCCGGCTAAGAGCGAGCAACAGCGAGTGAAGAGAGGAACGAGCCCGCGCCCCCCAGAAGGAGGCCTGGGCTTCAGTCAGCTG GGTGACGATGATCTTAAGGATACTGGTTTCCATCTGACCACAGCTAACCAGGGCGCCTCTAAAGCTGGTCCAGGATTCAGCTTAAAGTTTTGA
- the cdk11b gene encoding cyclin-dependent kinase 11B isoform X7: protein MGDEKDTWKVKTLDEILQEKKRRRELEEKSDTKRPKNTDDRESKRDTPEEGELRDNKMEITIRNSPYTREDSTEDRGEEDESLAIKPPQQMARKDKSYHRKEEKRKDKRRRRSHSAEGAGKHMRTKDKEKERDTERRKRPWQEDTKGRRDYDRQKRRDQARDHSRRERDRLEQLERQRERERKLREQQHKEQREQRELKERERRAEERRKERDTRREAVPYHRGAPGEEYADKSRPRHRSHSRSPIRQQREPKTEITEQRRAVREGKMEDKDVLSDLQDISDSERKTASPESSLGSGSEEDDDDDDGDENDEEESSSQSEGDEEGESASDSEGSEQSGDERLCRPFTLMDSYKTHSNKGELSDEEQSEEEEEDRENGKHIPPIPESRFDHDSDVSVEEGETEDGEEAGDVTPQTPSHSATPEDNYVPESPPISPVELKKELPKYLPALQGCRSVEEFQCLNRIEEGTYGVVYRAKDKKTDEIVALKRLKMEKEKEGFPITSLREINTILKAQHPNIVTVREIVVGSNMDKIYIVMNYVEHDLKSLMETMKQPFLPGEVKTLMIQLLRGTRHLHDNWILHRDLKTSNLLLSHKGILKIGDFGLAREYGSPLKPYTPVVVTLWYRSPDLLLGAKEYSTAVDMWSVGCIFGELLTQKPLFPGKSEIDQINKIFKDLGSPSEKIWPGYSELPAVKKMTFTEYPYNNLRKRFGALLSDQGFDLMNKFLTYCPAKRITADEALKHEYFRESPLPIEPSMFPTWPAKSEQQRVKRGTSPRPPEGGLGFSQLGDDDLKDTGFHLTTANQGASKAGPGFSLKF from the exons ATGGGGGACGAAAAGGACACCTGGAAAGTAAAAACGTTAGACGAGATCTTACAAGAGAAAAAACGCAGACGAGAGCTGGAAGAGAAAAGCGATACTAAACGTCCGAAGAAC ACGGATGATCGGGAATCCAAACGGGACACTCCGGAGGAAGGGGAGCTACGAGACAACAAAATGGAAATAACAATACGTAATTCACCATACACAAGGGAAGACTCGACAGAGGACAG AGGAGAGGAAGATGAATCTTTGGCCATCAAACCCCCACAGCAGATGGCCAGAAAAGACAAGTCATACCATCGAAAAGAGGAGAAGCGAAAAGATAAGAGGAGACGCAGGAGCCATTCTGCAGAAGGAG CAGGAAAACATATGCGCACAAAAgacaaagaaaaagagagagatacTGAGCGAAGGAAGAGACCGTGGCAGGAGGACACCAAAGGTCGAAGAGATTATGATCGACAGAAGAGAAGAGATCAGGCCAGAGATCACTCCCGTAGAGAGAG AGATCGTCTGGAGCAACTAGAACGACAGCGGGAACGAGAGCGAAAACTCCGTGAACAGCAGCATAAAGAGCAGAGGGAACAACGGGAactaaaagagagagagagaagagcagAGGAACGGCGCAAAGAAAGAGACACTCGCAGAGAAG CTGTGCCTTATCATAGAGGGGCTCCCGGTGAGGAGTATGCTGATAAAAGCCGGCCTCGACACCGTAGCCACAGTCGGAGTCCTATTCGGCAACAGAGAGAGCCAAAAACAGAGATCACCGAACAACGCAGAGCAG TACGAGAGGGGAAGATGGAGGATAAAGATGTTCTGTCTGATCTTCAGGATATTAGTGACAGTGAGAGGAAGACCGCTTCACCAGAATCCTCACTGG GCTCTGGATCTGaggaggatgatgatgatgatgacggtGATGAGAATGATGAGGAAGAGTCCAGCAGTCAGAGTGAAGGAGATGAAGAGGGCGAGTCAGCATCAGACTCTGAAGGCTCTGAACAGAGTGGAG ATGAACGACTTTGCAGGccgtttacattgatggacagctacaaaACACACTCCAATAAAG GTGAATTAAGTGATGAAGAACAGTCagaagaggaagaagaggaCAGAGAGAATGGAAAGCACATTCCTCCTA TTCCAGAGTCAAGGTTTGATCATGATTCAGACGTAAGCGTTGAAGAAGGGGAGACCGAGGACGGTGAGGAGGCCGGAGATGTTACGCCTCAGACTCCTTCTCATTCAGCTACTCCAGAAGACAACTACGTTCCTGAATCTCCTCCCATCTCACCAGTCGAGCTGAAGAAAGAGCTGCCCAAATACCTGCCCGCTTTACAG GGCTGTCGGAGTGTGGAGGAGTTTCAGTGTTTGAACCGCATTGAAGAAGGCACTTATGGAGTCGTATATCGAGCCAAAGACAAGAAGACTGATGAGATTGTTGCCCTGAAGCGACTGAAGatggagaaagagaaagaggggTTTCCAATTACCTCACTCCGAGAGATTAACACCATCCTGAAAGCCCAGCATCCAAACATTGTCACCGTCAGG GAGATTGTTGTGGGCAGTAATATGGATAAAATCTACATTGTGATGAATTATGTGGAGCATGATCTGAAGAGTCTAATGGAAACCATGAAGCAACCCTTCCTGCCTG GTGAGGTGAAGACACTGATGATTCAACTTTTGAGAGGCACACGTCATCTTCATGACAACTGGATCCTTCATCGTGACCTGAAGACCTCCAACCTTCTACTGAGTCACAAAGGCATTTTGAAG ATTGGAGATTTTGGATTAGCTCGTGAGTACGGCTCCCCGCTCAAGCCCTACACTCCTGTGGTGGTCACACTGTGGTACCGTTCGCCTGATCTGCTGCTGGGGGCAAAG GAATACTCAACAGCTGTGGACATGTGGTCTGTAGGATGTATATTTGGAGAGCTTCTCACCCAGAAACCTTTATTCCCTGGAAAATCTGAAATTGATCaaattaacaaaattttcaag GACTTGGGCTCTCCCAGTGAAAAGATCTGGCCAGGTTACAGCGAGCTGCCCGCAGTAAAGAAGATGACTTTTACCGAATACCCCTACAACAACCTCCGTAAACGCTTTGGAGCGCTGCTCTCCGACCAAGGCTTTGACCTCATGAACAA ATTTCTGACTTACTGCCCCGCCAAGAGAATCACTGCAGATGAAGCCCTCAAGCACGAGTATTTCAGAGAGTCACCGCTCCCCATCGAGCCCTCCATGTTTCCCACCTGGCCGGCTAAGAGCGAGCAACAGCGAGTGAAGAGAGGAACGAGCCCGCGCCCCCCAGAAGGAGGCCTGGGCTTCAGTCAGCTG GGTGACGATGATCTTAAGGATACTGGTTTCCATCTGACCACAGCTAACCAGGGCGCCTCTAAAGCTGGTCCAGGATTCAGCTTAAAGTTTTGA